DNA sequence from the Scyliorhinus torazame isolate Kashiwa2021f chromosome 19, sScyTor2.1, whole genome shotgun sequence genome:
tagagtggtttcaaacgtcgacgcaacatcgagggccgaagggcctgtactgcgctgttatgttctatgttctaatgaagaTTCCCCAAAATACAGCAGCTAGTGTCATTAAACGGTGTGGAGGAGAGGTGGCTAGGTTTCCTGGGATGGAAACAGTCTTGCAGAACATGTACACACCCCACATTTCTGAAGAGGCCCAGTAAGAGGCCTGGGTCAGAAATGAACATCTCGAATGCAGGTAAAAACCAATAGGAGCCGAGTGACAAGCTGACAGTGACAgccagtcctcagaggtttcagctgCATATTTACTCAAATGTTGTACTTCTTTAGTAACAGCAAACTGCTCCAACTTTTAGTACTAAATGTCCAATTTAACTGTTAAATAGTTCTTTACAGACCATGCATCCAACTCTCAATAATCTTAACATCATGCTGGTTTCTCCAGGTAGTAAATAGCCTCGAGATAACCAGAAAAATGCAGAGAGCCCATATATTCCACCTCGGTAATTTCCATACCTGGTAATCAACTGGTATAAGAGGGTGATGTGGTGGGAAGGCCCTCGTGGAACCCTTCCTGTGGATTAGCAACGTCTTCTGTTTCCCATCCACCACATGCTCTTCCACTTTGGCTATGTTGTGAGATACGTCATAAATCACATGCATATCCAAATCATCCGGTGTAGTGTTGAAGACTTTGGCAAATGCCTAAAATAAAGAGTGGGAGAGCAAGAGAGAATtaatgcacgagagagagagcaacacGAATGAGAAGGGTAGGCAAAAAGCAATTTGTGAAGAATAAATTAGTGAGATAAGGACCAATAAAAAACaactggaagagtttgaatatGGACAAAAAACACAGCGAGATGTGGGAGCAGGTGCACACAATACATGGGAAATAAAGTGACCAGGAGATATAAACAGACAATGCACAATATGCGGAGGGAATAGAAAGTGGATGAGAACATAGGTGAGAAATAGGAAAGTTGGAAAAAGACAGGTGAAAGTGAGAAAAAAGAAAATGAAGATGAAAAACTTGAGCAAGATATGAAAATCGGGCAAAAAAGAGGAAATAAACTTCAGTACAATGTCAGCTATATACTCAAATTCCACCTTTTCTTAAGATTGTATCTTTAAACCCTCGACACTTGGTACACCagagaattttaaaaaacatttcctaATTTCCATTCAATACATTGCTAACAAATGTAAATCTTTACCTTGTTATGTAGTTGCAGTTCAGGAAGTACAGTTCCCAGTGGGCCTTCGGTCTCCTGCGCATGCAGGAATGGTCCCACCTGCACTAGTGGTTTTCCCTCTCTGCAGGCCAGGAACTGGCCCTGTGCGCATGCAGTTTGTTTCTTTAGCCAGGGAACCAGCCCTGAATGCTTGCACAATCGAAAACTGGAGTTCAAGTGAACTAACAGGAGTGTCATTTGAGAAAGAGTGCTCCAGTgggcaaacaaaacaaagaacaaagaaatatacagcacagaaacaggcccttcggccctccaagcccgtgccgaccatgctgcccgactaaaatacaatcttctacacttcctgggtccgtgtccctctattcccatcctattcatgtatttgtcaagatgccccttaaatgtcactatcgtccctgcttccaccacctcctccggtagcgagttacagacacccactaccctctgtgtaaaaaaacttgcctcgtacatctactctaaaccttgccccgctcaccttaaacctatgccccctagtaattgacccctctacctggggaaaagcctgactatccactctgtctatgcacctcataattttgtatacctctatcaggtcgccccgcaacctccgtcgttccagttagaacaaacggtgtttattcaaccgctcctcatagctaatgccctccataccaggcaacattctggtaaatctcttctgcaccctctctaaagcttccacatccttctggtagtgtggcgaccagaattgaacactatactccaagtgtggcctaactaaggttctatacagctgcaacatgacttgccaattcttatactcaatgcccggccaatgaaggcaagcatgccgtatgccttcttgactaccttctccacctgtgttgcccctttcaatgacctgtggacctgtactcctagatctctttgactttcaatactcttgagggttctaccattcactgtatattccctacctgcattagaccttccaaaatgcagtacctcacatttgaccggattaaactccatctgccatctctccgcccaagtctccaaacaatctaaatcctgctgtatcctctgacagtcctcatcgctatccgcaattccactaacctttgttagGGGAAGGTCCCAAACAAAAGATGATTTCCCAAGCCGTGAAGTGGGGCAGAAGAAGGTCCAGAAAAAGACTTCCTGACCAGGAGCTCCTGATCTCATCCAAGAGACAAAGACAGAGCTCAGAAACAGATCCTGTTGAATAAAGCTGTGAGAAAGGAACAGAGAATAGGCTCCACATTAAAGAGAGCGCTGCGGGGAGCAGACTTGAAGCAAAATGGGCTCAAGAGAAGTTTGACAATCTGAGGAGGAAGTTGCAGGTAACTGGAAaccattgagagacagacagagtttcaGTGAGACCGATCGGGTCATAAAGGCAGAAGCGTCTGGATGAGATGTTGAGAAATCCACAGAatccatgggtggcacggtggcgcagtggttagcactgctgtctcacggcactgaggacccgggttcgatcccagtcttgggtcactgtccatgtggagtttgcacattgtccccatgtctgcgtgggtgttacccccacaacccaaagatgtgcagcgtaagtggattggccgcgctaaattgccccttaattgggagaaaaaaaattggatactcaaaatttaaaaGGAGAAATCCATAGCATCTGCTTTGGTCGCATCTGTCATTTACTTCGGAGTATAGTGTGCCTGACCATAGTTTGGCAGTTGCTTCACATGTACTGCAAACTTACCCTGAACATTAGAGTACAAGGTAGATACAGTgaattgtttttttctttctgaatGTGTGTATCTGTAAACAGATAGCTGGGTGAAGGAATTGTGAATACTAGAATCATTTTCTTGACTTCTTAAGATCTTTCCGACCTTTTTTAGCGACTGTGGTATAGTTCATATTTCTTGTTTAATATAAATGTTTGTCAAAAGTTCATcaacagactcctgtgaatttgttcagtaacttaccTCCAGGGCTTAAAAATAAAATTATAAAGTTAGGATTCGTCAacccaggtttcactctgggatcggACTTGTCCAGTAACATCATCAACTAGGACCGTATCGTGTTAGCCCTCCCTCTGAATTGATGAACCGCCCGGCAATAAATCCTACTGTGCAGCAACTACACCTTCAGGTAAACAGGGGAGATTGTTTAATCCGAAGCTGCTTGTAAGAGCCAGAGAAGATGAGCTGCCTTGCATGTCCCAGAATGGATTGGACGAGATAAGGAGCTCCCGTTCAGGAAATCGTTTAGAAAAAGGTTGTGTTGAcacagtgaatgaaatgaaatgaaaatcgcttattgtcacaagtaggcttcaatgaagttactgtgaaaagcccctagtcgccacattccggtgcctgttcggggaggctggtacgggaattgaaccgtgctgctggcctgccttggtctgctttaaaagccagcgatttagccctgtgctaatccagccccagtGGCTCTaacaatagttttttttaaatattgctCAAGGTAAATACTTACAGTAATGCAAAATTTTTACTTGGAGAACAAATAAAGAAGCACTTAGCACACAAAGTTTGAAATATTAGATGACTGGTGCAGTTCAACACAATCTCTACCTGCCGCGTCAGAAAGGTCATCGAGGAGCGATTCACCCATGCATAGTTTCCAGCTGCTGCCATGCCTTTGAGATAGTCCTGACCTTCCTGGGAATTGATCCTGGCACATGCCAGCTGCCTGTCATTGACAATAATATTATCCCTCTTCATAGCTTTCTCCATTGCCACTAGGGCATCTGAAAAACAAAGCAATGTTCTGCCTCACTAAGCAAGTATATTGGGGATATTCTATACCATTTCAATGCAGTAAAAGAGAGATTTGTTAAATCTGACAAAAGACACTTAAGACATGTATGAATCTTAAAACATGCATAAATTGATCATACTTATAAAAAAATAATTTGTACCTTCAGGCTGCCAATACTTATCTGGAGTTCTATGAAGAGGGATGAATAATCTTCTTGCAATGGACAGAAGAGAAATGATGCCTATATTGTGGCATTGATAACTTGCATTTTTAATTTCATTAAAATGACTTCAAAAGCCACTTAATGCAATGTTATCTTAACAGTGAGACAGGCTATGTCACTAATAATCATTAGTAGGAGAGGGCAGGCATTTGCTGAAACCTTTGTTTTCCATGCATATTGAAATATTCATTCAAAATTACATCAATGCTTTAAACATCAAAATATATTTAGAATTAAGAACACGAGGTTAAAAGCATTATTCTGCCATATCTGGTAGTTACCCTTAACTGTTGGTTAAAGGTTTTAGAGCCACAATGGAAGATAGAGAAAATATTCACTGTGTAGTCACAGAGTTTTACACTTTCAAATCAGAGGAAAGTGCTACAACGTAAACCATTTGCAATCGGATGAAACAGGCACCACAATGCACCATCATCTCACTGATTTTTACCCTTTTTGCCAGCAGCTTACAAGGCTAAAGAAGCCTGTCTCCAATTGTACACAGTTTGCTGAGACACATGCAGTATCATACACAGGAGTAGGCCAAATAGCCCTTCGAGACGCTTAAGACAGCACTAAGGgtcggccatttaagactgagatgaggagaaatctcttcattcagagattgtgaatctttgaaatactCTACTTCAGAAGGTTATGTATGCTCAGTTGTTCGGTATTTTCAAGCTGAGAATGGTACTTGGTAAGGTTTCCGATTGTAACCTtccctagggaattttcacaggctTATGCATAAATAGTCAATAGacacattcatttaaaaaaaaagctcAAAAGATTTTCCTTAATCTTCATGCCCTCAAAGTTTATGGAAGATTGTTCCAATCCTTCATTGTTGTTGGGGAAAATGAGATCACACGTTGGGGAGTTTACAGCTGCCGGTCAGGAAGTTTTCTGGGCTCTTTTGGGTTTTCTGCTTATAAACATTGGCTTGTTCATTAAAAATGTTGTAGAGGAACTTCAACCGACGGGTTACTTTGGTTTTGGAGACTGTACCAGCCCAGTGATGTGACCAACTGGGAGACACTGTAATAGTGTAACTGTAACAAAACAAGCTGCCAGACGTTGAACTTTCTCAaggggggattttttttttttttaagcagtACCTGGGTCCCAAGTGGCTACCCCATACCCGGGTGTGGTCTTGCAAATGTCTGATACTGCATTCCCTTTAGTGTGACAGACGGTCCATTTCACAAACCCAGAATTCTGGATGTCTTGGAGGCTGCGTATTGACTTTGTCCATTTCGACTTTAAATTATTTTGGATGTGGATTCCTAAGTAATGGTATTCTTTAGTAGCTTCAAGGGGGGAATCATGCATTGTGTAGTTGGATACTGAAAGACCTTGATTATTGTTGACTCTTATGTTATATCTCTCTATGTTGAGTGCTATTCCCCATATGTTGGCCCATTTGACGAGATTATTCAGATCTTCCTGAAAGCTAACCTCACCTGCTACTTCAGGAATGGTTCTATAGACGCAGTCATCCACAAAGAATCGATCAGACATGAtattcgtttgggggggggggtcatcagaCCACAAGCTTTAGGTGGATCAACGTGATGGAGGAGCTTTTCAACACCTTTTGTGTAATTATATCAGGCATGCTTTTATAAGGCTGTCCCCTCATACTATCGATTCATACTCGGGTGTTCAAATCGATAAGATTTTTGGGTTCTATGGGAACCAAATGAAGTGTGGGGCAGGTGAGAAAGCAGAGGTGAGGTCCAGGATCAGCTGTGATCTCACTGAGTCACTCAAGTGACTGTTCCCATTGCTAATATTCTTAGGTTGGAATACTGACGTCCAGCTGAAGCTTTACACGAACCCACGAGCTGTGCTATAATAAGTAGAGACAGGAAAAGTGCCTCACCTGTTGCAACCTGGTGTCCAAAGCCTCTACTCCCACTGTGAACCATGACACACACCTGGCCCTTGTGGTCAATGCCCATTTTACGTGCAGCATAATCGTTGTAGATCTCTTCTACCACCTGAATCTCGGCATAATGGTTTCCGGCACCCAGAGTTCCCAGCTAACACAAAATGCATACACATTACAATGTAACTGCTGGTGTCAGTTCAATTGCAAAAATGTCCTAATATTCACATTGTAACCACAATGTTCAACTTTCTAAAATAATTTCCAAAGTTAACTTTGCAAAACTTATGAGACCCCACTGCACATCAGAAAAGTAAGAAATGTTTGTCCATTATTGCTATCACAATGAACTCTGTGATCCAGAAAGTTGTGCATTGTCCACACAGGGAAATGTCAGATCACAAAAGGGCATGCACGCAAACAGCAATAATATCCATTCTAAAACCGCAGATAAGTGGATACCGGTGCGTCTTCACACAACTAATTAATCTTAGATAAAACTGACATGACGGCGATGCCACAGTTACTGCAGACTGCTCCTGGACCTGTTTATAACtgtgtcacagagccaatctcacaccggacaggcgccggagtgtggcaactagaggcttttcacagcaacttcattgcagtgttaatggaagcctacttgtgacaataataaaaattactaTTCTAGCTACCTCGAGCCAGGGAGAATGCATGGTACAAAACAAATACCTGAGGCAATCCTCTCTTTTTGGCCTTTGCAGAGACCTTGGAAGGATCAGCTTGCAACATTCTGCCATATTCCTCACAGTGCTCCTTATCCTCAGCCCAGGCATAGCCTTCCCTCAGGGACCAGTCCACTCCCATCTCCAAGGCTTCTTCTAAATCTCTGCAAGTAAATGGCAATTGTCAGCAAGGTCGCACAATGATCAATTCATTAATCAAGGTCACACAACGATCAATTAATGATCAATTAAAGACTCCAAAACTCAAACTTAAAAAGATTACATTCACTATTTGGTGTGGAAAGATTTGTTTTTGTTTATCCATATAAAATCTAGAAAATGGAACCACTCCAGGAGTGAGGGGGAACTCATCGATGAAAGTAAATTGAAATGTGGAACATATGTTGGGAGAACAAGGGCTAAATAATTACAACTAATTTGTCTCTGCACTCTGTCAAACTAAAGATTACTGTTCATCCGAAGAACTGCACATTTAGACATTGAGAGCACATCTCTTTCCCTCAGCATACAACTTTCTAAGTCAGAGTTAATGTAGGAATATTAACACTGAACACCCCCCCGCCCATTAAAAAATGACATTCACATAGTGATAAATGCTAAATAATATAATTTGCAACTAAACTTCAAGGTCAGCCTTTCCTGCTTCTTGCTGCTAAAAATAAAGCTTTTCCATTCCTTTCTTGCAAGGTCTCAAGCAGCGATCTTACTTGGCACCCATAGGGATAACTCCCTTGGATCCGACTCCAACAGGAATGTGATCAAACATGGCTTGAGCTAGCTGTTCCTTGACTGGCTGCACATCCCCTTCATCGAGGTTGGTACGTAGCAAACGCACTCCGCAGTTAATGTCAAAACCCACACCACCTACAAAAACATATTTTCATAAACATCATTACTTTCTTATCTCCACAACACATCCCACACCCCTTTCTACGCCAAATTCAGGTATCCGAATGAATGCACGCATTGTTCAATCCACAGAGGCCTCCAGAAATGCAGAAAGATTCTCCATGCCGACATGGATTGGAAGGAGTATGGATCACCAACAGAAACTGGAATTCTGGCTTTTAACTTTCCTATTGCAAAAGTGTCCAAATAGCTGGACGTGGGAAACAAATACACACTAAAACAGTAACTGCAGCCAAATGATCAGTAATCGGAGCCCTCCGCGTAAACAAAAGATGAAACTCTTATTGTGAATAAAAAAGGACCACCCGCTCCATATTTATAAATAGCAGGAGACCTCAGTGCACAACTCTGCCGAGTCCCTTCTCCAAAGCCCAGGATCTTGGAAACTTTAGCTCTTTAAAAATTCCAGATTTGGTTAAAATTCATCAATTGAAGGACAGTCTGAGTATTATATCAAGTTAAAGTCAAAAGCTTCTAAAGTTTGCTTTACGCACAAGTGACGAGCACTTTGTGGCCTAACCAATGGTGCTCCTGGGCTGCATTTGGACATTCCTATTTCCATGCAATATTCCGGCCACTATCCCTTGAAAAGAAATAATAGTTGCAGTAACAAGGAAGGTTATATTTGTGCTTTTCTTATCTAATGTAACAGAATAATATGTAAATCACTAAGGTAAACTCCAGATCTTCAACCTGTCAAGAGCTCCACAACTAAGTGCCTACACCAGCCTAATCGAGGCAGTGAAATATTTCTTTTACCTGGAGATACCACAGCCTGAGGATCATTCACGTCAAAGGCTGCCATGTTTCCAATTGCAAACCCATAACCCGAATGGACATCAGGAAGTCCAATGGATTTCTTTAAAAAGAAAACAATCTTTCAATAACCAGAAATAAAGTCTGAAACATCAGAATGTACAAACACACGCAGACCTTCGCAGAgtgatgtacacacacacacacacagagccatagtgtgatatacaaacacacacagacccacgctcAGTGTGatgtacaaacacacacagacccacgctcAGTGTGATGTACAAACATACACAGACCCACGCTCAGTGTGATGTACAAATACACACTTACCCACGCAGTGCGATGTACAAACATACACAGACCCACGCAGTGCGATATACAAACACACAGACCCACGCAGTGTGATGTAAACACACAGACCCACGCTCAGTGTGatgtacaaacacacacagacccacgcagAGTGTGACGTACAAATACACACTTACCCACGCAGTGCGATGTACAAACAGACCCACGCAGTGCGATATACAAACACACAGACCCACGCAGTGTGATGTACAAATACACACTTACCCACGCACAGTGCGATGTGCAAACATACAGACCCACGCAGTGCGATATACAAACACACAGACCCAGTGtgatgcagaaacacacacagacccacgctcAGTGTGATGTAGAAATACAGATCCACAGTGTGATGTATAAACACAGACCCACGCACAGTGCGatgtacaaacacacacagacccacgcacaGTGCAATGTACAAATACACAGACCCATGCATAGTGTGATATACAagcacacacagacccacgcaGAGTGTGACGTACAAATACACACTTACCCACGCAGTGCGATGTACAAACAGACCCACGCAGTGCGATATACAAACACACAGACCCACGCAGTGTGATGTACAAATACACACTTACCCACGCACAGTGCGATGTGCAAACATACAGACCCACGCAGTGCGATATACAAACACACAGACCCAGTGtgatgcagaaacacacacagacccacgctcAGTGTGATGTAGAAATACAGATCCACAGTGTGATGTATAAACACAGACCCACGCACAGTGCGatgtacaaacacacacagacccacgcacaGTGCAATGTACAAATACACAGACCCATGCATAGTGTGATATACAagcacacacagacccacgcacaGTGATGTAGAAACACAGACCCACGCAGTGTGATGTACAAACACACAGACCCACGCAGAGTGTGatgtacaaacacacacacacgcagtgtgatgtacaaatacacacagacccacgcaaagtgtgatatacaaacacacacagacccatgCAGTGTGATGTAGAAACACACAGACCCATGCACAGTGTGgtgtacaaacacacacagacccatgCACAGTGTGATGTAGAAACACACAGACCCACGCACGGTGTGGTGGACAAACACACGCAGTGTGATGTAAAATACACAGGCCCACGCAGTGTGatgtacaaacacacacagacccacgcagtgatatacaaacacacacagacccatgCACAGTGTGATGTACAAATACACACAGACCCATGCACAGTGTGATGTACAAATACACACAGACCCACGCACAGTGTGatgtacaaacacacacagatcCACACAGTGTCTACCAGATTCTTCAACTCACTGCCTGCAACTTTTTAAATGCAAAATTAAGTTCTTAACATGTGCCCTTTGTGATGTGtagatttcagatatattgtatgtatttgtGCAATAAGGCTTAGTGTTTGCGTGACTGCTGCAGTGGTGTTTAACAAAACTCCTGGTCTGCAAGACAGCCAGGCCTTTCGGGAGCCTGATATGCAATTacagcattgtaaaagcttgggctaatggatttttgtttggataAAGAGAGTTCCCTGTGCAGTCACTGTAGAATTCAGCTCGataagatgatgtaactaatgggaggagcagGAGTACCGTGCATTATAGCAAAGAAACAGATATTGTTCAGTTGTTTCCTGGAAGTCAAATCATGACGAccgtttctgaagacttcagctggaGATCCTGCATTGTTCGTACAGAATTCAGGTCAGTctcttaaaacagtctcaaagaacatctcttcaGCAAGTgtgcctgggtctgctaactgtgtTTAAAAGTGGATCGTGATCTGAGATGGGCttatttgagtgggaataaagatagcagttaagggttattgtgtcactgtattgattagcttgTTTAAAAGTtagttgtaagctattttctggtgtgatgttaaagatattttaataatgtgttagtaataaaatttgttttcatttaccaaatccctattttgtgtgaactcactcctggagcgaggtcacctttcctcacagtctgacaaaattaaAAATTGGCGTTTCTGTCTAATATCCTAGCCACAGTTGGGATCTGGTCTAGGATCGTAATACCCTCTGGCAGAACATaatatatacttttttaaaaaatttagagtacccaattaaagggcaatttagcgagaccaatccatctatcttgcacatcatctttgggttgtgggggtaaatcccacgcagacacggggagaatgtgcaaactccacacagacagtgacccgggtccggaatcgaacccgggtcctcagcaccctgaggcaccagtgctcaccactgcaaCCCCGTGCTGCCCCAACAGATACTTGCTAAACATTCATCTTGAGTTTATTTTAAGTTTCAACAAGTGATCTCATATTAAAGCATCTTCAATAAAGCATCTTCAATAAAGCATCTTCAATAAAGCATCTTCACAGTgccgaaggagtccatttggcccatcgggtctgcctggaccctctgaaagaccacactcttatctcggcccactcccccaccctagccccagaaccctgtaaccccatctaacctttgcacATTAAGAAgcaactgatcatggccaatccacctaacctgcacatctttggactgtgggaggaaaccggagcacccggaggaaacccacgcaggcacggggagaacgtgcagactccagttaCACAAGGCTGTAAACAaatctgggtccttggtgctgtgaggcagcagtgctaaccactgtgccaccctgtcagtAAATATCAACTACTCTTGTCAAGTTTTGATGACTCATGAAAAGGCATTAACTTTCGGAGGTTGACTAGGACaacagcgagtgcagctgaacacgtggctacagggctggtgcaggagggacggCTTCAGATATGTCGATCATTGGGATATCGTCTGGGGACGGTGGGACCTGTAAATgagggacgggttgcacctaaactggagtggcaccaatattctgggtgggaggtttgctagagctcttcgggagggtttagactagtttggcagggggatgtgaaccagagctatggatcagaggatagggtagctgttgaacaggcagaaatagtatgcagcgagtctgtgaggaaggatagacagttgatagggcaaagttgcactcagtggaatgggttaaagtgtgtctgtttcaatgcaaggagtgtcaggaataagggagatgaacttaagagcatggATCAATACTtgaaactacgatgttgtggccattacggagacatggatttcacagggacaggaatggttgttagatgttccggggtttagatgttttcagaagaatagggagggagataaaagaggagggggagtgacacTGTTGATTAGGAAGTGCACCACagatgcagaaaaggaggtagttgaggagggtttgtcaactgagtcagtatgggtggaagttagaaacaagaaaggagcagtcacgttaTTGGGAGTTCTCTATGGaccccccaaaagcagcagagagatagaggaactgattgggcggcagatcttggaaaagtgcagaagtaacagagttggtaacaggggctggtttggcacagggctaaagagctgacttttaaagcagaccaaggcaggccagcagcacggttcaattcccgtaatagcctccccgaacaggcgccggaatctggcaactaggggtttttcacagtaacttcatttgaagcctacttgtgacaataagcaattttcatttcatttttcatttcattgtcatgggtggcttcaacttccctaatattaacTGGAACCTCTTTAGTGCAAAtggttgtgtcatgtgagagtacctttcggaaatggatgtttaagcaatgtacctttaagaaatggagctgatcatattactgaagtgatgtctgagggtgggggggagctgagctcacttctgcttttggtttcagtttgaggaggcagctgggagtgtctgtgtgttttgctgagagctgcaggaagaaacacagagctggtctgtggatgtctgcaatccaaagactataaatatattgaatgtaacctcatgtctgtttttgaagttttgaagtcttttggatgtttaaagggacagtttgaaggattatttagtgttgtggtcttttggggttatctttgaagtaatgggtgttgagagattcaatgtttgtttttaaaaggttaacttgagctcatagaataaacatggttttgttttaaaaaccatttatccataattgctgtatc
Encoded proteins:
- the rtcb gene encoding RNA-splicing ligase RtcB homolog, encoding MSRSYNEELGFLEKIRNNCWRIKTGFVPNMQVEGMFYVNDTLEKLMFEELRNSCRGGGVGGFSPAMKQIGNVAALPGIVHKSIGLPDVHSGYGFAIGNMAAFDVNDPQAVVSPGGVGFDINCGVRLLRTNLDEGDVQPVKEQLAQAMFDHIPVGVGSKGVIPMGAKDLEEALEMGVDWSLREGYAWAEDKEHCEEYGRMLQADPSKVSAKAKKRGLPQLGTLGAGNHYAEIQVVEEIYNDYAARKMGIDHKGQVCVMVHSGSRGFGHQVATDALVAMEKAMKRDNIIVNDRQLACARINSQEGQDYLKGMAAAGNYAWVNRSSMTFLTRQAFAKVFNTTPDDLDMHVIYDVSHNIAKVEEHVVDGKQKTLLIHRKGSTRAFPPHHPLIPVDYQLTGQPVLIGGTMGTCSYVLTGTDQGMTETFGTTCHGAGRALSRAKSRRNLDFQDVLDKLADKGIAIRVASPKLVMEEAPESYKNVTDVVNTCHEAGISKKAIKLRPIAVIKG